In one Rhodococcus sp. B50 genomic region, the following are encoded:
- a CDS encoding pyridoxamine 5'-phosphate oxidase family protein, with the protein MSDRTRLTRKPERGTDDPAVLHRLLDEARIAHVGFVRDGSPVVLPMAMGRDGDRVLLHGSTGAGMFLAARAGIEVSVAVTHLDGLVFARSAFDHSMNYRSAVLFGVATPVAADEKERALRMVTEHLIPGRWDEVRSPTSKELAATTVLQVPLTEVSVKVRAAGPGEDAGDGEDHSVWVGVVPLRTVADDPIPSPITGSASALPRSVRALL; encoded by the coding sequence ATGAGCGACCGCACGCGCCTGACCCGCAAACCCGAACGCGGCACCGACGATCCCGCGGTGCTGCACCGCCTCCTCGACGAGGCCCGCATCGCGCACGTGGGATTCGTGCGCGACGGATCGCCCGTGGTGCTGCCGATGGCGATGGGCCGCGACGGAGACCGGGTGCTGTTGCACGGCTCCACGGGCGCCGGGATGTTCCTCGCCGCTCGTGCCGGAATCGAGGTGTCCGTCGCGGTGACGCACCTCGACGGACTCGTGTTCGCCCGGTCGGCCTTCGACCACAGCATGAACTACCGCAGTGCCGTGCTGTTCGGAGTGGCCACCCCGGTCGCCGCGGACGAGAAGGAACGGGCATTGAGGATGGTGACCGAGCATCTGATACCGGGACGCTGGGACGAGGTCCGGTCGCCGACCTCGAAGGAATTGGCTGCAACCACCGTCCTGCAGGTGCCGCTCACCGAGGTGAGCGTGAAGGTCCGGGCGGCCGGTCCGGGTGAGGATGCCGGGGACGGTGAGGATCACTCCGTGTGGGTGGGAGTGGTGCCCCTGCGTACCGTTGCCGACGATCCGATCCCGTCACCGATCACCGGTTCCGCGAGCGCACTACCACGCTCCGTGCGCGCACTCCTGTGA
- a CDS encoding type II toxin-antitoxin system Phd/YefM family antitoxin gives MSVKAARKRLGELVREVNDDTVAVEIVGKRGTGVLISKARYAALQEATFLLRSPELMDSLRREMQRSLEAAASTDRPQPPPARRRTKNKKKKRKKRHRTR, from the coding sequence GTGTCCGTGAAGGCCGCACGCAAGCGGCTCGGTGAGCTGGTCCGAGAGGTCAACGACGACACTGTCGCCGTCGAGATCGTCGGCAAACGTGGCACGGGCGTCCTGATCTCCAAGGCCCGCTACGCGGCGCTGCAGGAGGCGACCTTCCTGCTGCGCTCCCCCGAACTGATGGACAGCCTCCGCCGCGAGATGCAGCGTTCGCTGGAGGCCGCCGCGTCGACGGACCGACCGCAGCCGCCGCCTGCTCGCCGGCGCACGAAGAACAAGAAGAAGAAGCGCAAGAAACGGCATCGAACCCGCTGA
- a CDS encoding ABC transporter substrate-binding protein, whose amino-acid sequence MLHHLRRRTRRAVSAVAAAASVALVLTACGGGGAGATADAEVGDPVQGGTVRIVQGGEPRSLDPATLVNAWVSNSLIGNALYGTLLVNDPESAELSPVLAESFDTVDGGATFELKLREGITFTDGTVYDADAVRYNWDRMRDPATGSPSLIQASQIEALEVTDPFTLRVTLEAPNPHYGQAVVWSGLNWIASPAALAGGRQTFDEQPVGAGPFTMTQWRRQDRIILERNSGYEPAPYLDGIELIHNGDTNQRVNAVIAGEAGVAVEGSWASLGRAEDAGLRTLVQPTGGGQFLALNTRRAPFDDARARRALALAIDIDALNDVVFSGRAELPRTLFDESSPFYADIEVPTHDPQAAQELFDELAAEGKPVSFTFLAYTSVENKAVAEAVQAQLSAFDGVDVRVEVLEFASALPRLNADDFDVAITSATILDPDTALWSNFHGDSTGNFTGLDDPDLNAAIDEGRRAADLDARSAAYETAQQRIVELNPAVWYIRTAPAAVLGAGVHGVQMYGMGSIRPELLWTTG is encoded by the coding sequence ATGCTGCACCATCTACGTCGTCGAACCCGACGCGCGGTTTCGGCGGTCGCCGCGGCCGCATCGGTGGCCCTGGTGCTCACCGCCTGCGGAGGCGGGGGCGCGGGGGCCACGGCAGACGCGGAGGTCGGTGACCCGGTCCAGGGCGGGACGGTGCGCATCGTCCAGGGCGGGGAGCCGCGCTCGCTCGATCCTGCGACCCTCGTCAACGCATGGGTGTCGAACAGCCTCATCGGCAACGCCCTGTACGGAACGCTGCTGGTCAACGATCCCGAGTCCGCCGAGCTGAGCCCCGTGCTCGCGGAGTCGTTCGACACCGTGGACGGTGGGGCCACCTTCGAACTGAAACTGCGCGAGGGCATCACCTTCACGGACGGCACCGTCTACGACGCCGACGCCGTCCGGTACAACTGGGACCGGATGCGCGATCCGGCCACCGGATCGCCGTCGTTGATCCAGGCATCGCAGATCGAAGCCCTCGAAGTCACCGACCCCTTCACACTGCGCGTCACGCTCGAAGCGCCCAACCCGCACTACGGTCAGGCTGTGGTGTGGAGCGGCCTGAACTGGATCGCCTCTCCGGCCGCACTCGCCGGTGGCCGGCAAACGTTCGACGAGCAGCCCGTCGGCGCCGGACCGTTCACGATGACCCAATGGCGCCGTCAGGACCGGATCATCCTCGAACGCAACAGCGGATACGAACCGGCGCCCTATCTCGACGGCATCGAACTGATCCACAACGGCGACACGAACCAGCGGGTCAACGCGGTGATCGCGGGGGAGGCCGGGGTCGCCGTCGAAGGCAGCTGGGCCTCACTCGGCCGCGCCGAAGACGCCGGACTCCGCACCCTCGTCCAGCCGACCGGTGGCGGCCAGTTCCTCGCGCTGAACACCCGGCGAGCTCCCTTCGACGACGCGCGAGCACGACGCGCACTCGCGCTCGCCATCGATATCGACGCGCTGAACGACGTCGTCTTCTCGGGGCGCGCGGAACTCCCGCGCACCCTCTTCGACGAGTCCTCGCCGTTCTACGCCGATATCGAGGTCCCGACGCACGACCCGCAGGCAGCACAGGAGCTGTTCGACGAACTCGCTGCGGAGGGCAAGCCCGTGTCGTTCACCTTCCTGGCGTACACCTCCGTCGAGAACAAGGCCGTCGCAGAAGCCGTGCAGGCGCAGCTGAGCGCATTCGACGGCGTCGACGTCCGGGTCGAGGTCCTGGAATTCGCCTCCGCGCTTCCGCGGCTGAACGCCGACGACTTCGATGTGGCGATCACCTCCGCCACGATCCTCGATCCCGACACCGCCCTGTGGTCGAACTTCCACGGCGACTCGACCGGCAACTTCACCGGCCTCGACGACCCGGACCTGAACGCCGCCATCGATGAAGGACGACGAGCCGCGGACCTCGACGCGCGCAGCGCCGCCTACGAGACCGCACAACAGCGCATCGTCGAACTGAACCCTGCCGTCTGGTACATCCGCACCGCGCCGGCCGCCGTCCTCGGTGCCGGTGTTCACGGCGTGCAGATGTACGGGATGGGATCGATCCGCCCGGAACTGTTGTGGACGACGGGCTAG